A genome region from Psychrobacter jeotgali includes the following:
- a CDS encoding extracellular catalytic domain type 1 short-chain-length polyhydroxyalkanoate depolymerase: MDFSKFSKTPPHLKEAMELMKAGRLKEATTLIQSNLNGVAADNNTDTNTDANTNTMKDVTPDKPKLEDSAAKTAKSTNKEKPVSTDKPSSEPFNKLSDTLQDIADKMKDFKLDLPAAMDLSALGSGATTHSEPDIPANAQFLKGTLKSAQGNHSYRLYIPASYEQALQKDLSLPLIVMLHGCTQSPEDFATGTRMNELAEENQCLIVYPSQPTSANPNRCWNWFQPSDQHQGQGEPAWLAALTRSIIKDYAVDSSRVYVAGLSAGAAMAIIMAEAYPDLYAAVGVHSGLAYRSATDLPSAMMAMRKGSSASSSPTKNGKFVPTIILHGDQDHTVSIRNGEQIFEQAKQRLQAQKSDLNTQQHQCGSKQNRRSTQLEIRDNKGNSQLKYWKIHGAGHSWSGGSSAGSYTDPNGPDASKEMLRFFLSH, encoded by the coding sequence ATGGATTTTTCAAAATTTAGCAAAACCCCGCCGCATCTCAAAGAAGCGATGGAGCTGATGAAGGCAGGCCGACTAAAAGAAGCTACTACCTTGATTCAAAGCAACTTGAATGGAGTCGCAGCAGACAATAATACCGATACCAATACTGATGCTAATACAAACACGATGAAAGACGTCACGCCTGATAAGCCAAAGCTAGAAGACAGTGCGGCCAAAACAGCTAAATCTACCAATAAAGAGAAGCCAGTAAGCACAGATAAACCCTCTAGCGAACCATTTAATAAGCTATCTGATACGTTGCAAGATATTGCCGATAAAATGAAGGATTTTAAGCTGGATTTGCCCGCAGCAATGGATCTCAGCGCTCTGGGTAGCGGCGCTACTACACATAGCGAACCTGATATTCCTGCTAATGCACAGTTCCTTAAAGGCACGCTTAAATCTGCGCAAGGCAATCATAGCTATCGACTATATATTCCAGCAAGTTATGAGCAAGCGCTACAAAAAGATTTATCATTACCTTTAATAGTTATGCTACATGGTTGTACGCAGTCGCCAGAAGATTTTGCTACAGGTACACGCATGAACGAGCTGGCAGAAGAAAACCAATGCCTGATCGTTTATCCTTCTCAGCCCACTTCTGCCAATCCGAATCGCTGTTGGAATTGGTTTCAACCTAGCGACCAACATCAAGGCCAAGGCGAGCCTGCATGGCTGGCAGCCTTGACCAGATCTATTATTAAAGACTACGCAGTGGACTCATCACGGGTATATGTTGCCGGGCTATCGGCGGGCGCTGCTATGGCGATTATCATGGCAGAGGCTTATCCTGATCTTTATGCGGCGGTTGGCGTGCATTCAGGCTTGGCTTATCGTAGTGCTACTGACCTGCCGTCGGCAATGATGGCAATGCGTAAAGGCAGCTCTGCTAGTTCAAGTCCTACGAAAAATGGTAAGTTTGTACCGACGATTATACTTCATGGTGATCAAGATCATACCGTCAGTATCCGCAATGGTGAGCAAATCTTTGAGCAAGCAAAACAGCGTCTACAAGCGCAAAAGTCTGATTTGAACACTCAGCAGCATCAGTGCGGTTCCAAACAAAATCGTCGTAGTACGCAGCTAGAAATTCGTGATAATAAAGGCAATAGTCAGTTGAAGTATTGGAAGATTCATGGTGCTGGACATAGTTGGTCAGGTGGCAGTAGCGCCGGATCTTATACTGATCCAAACGGCCCCGATGCTTCGAAGGAGATGCTGCGGTTTTTCTTAAGTCATTAA
- a CDS encoding CopG family transcriptional regulator, giving the protein MANNNITPIRTRAGDTEKVTINLGYVDLGQVDLMVQEGFYSNRTDFIRTAIRNQLSTHADVVSQTVARKTLELGLRHYSRADLEAVQERNEKLHIQVLGLATIAADVTPELVEATIASITVLGVLQASPEIKAVLIDKMG; this is encoded by the coding sequence ATGGCTAACAACAATATAACGCCTATTCGCACCAGAGCAGGCGACACCGAAAAGGTCACTATTAATTTAGGCTATGTCGATCTTGGACAAGTTGATTTGATGGTGCAAGAAGGTTTTTATTCTAATCGTACTGACTTTATTCGCACGGCCATACGCAATCAGCTCTCCACTCATGCAGATGTAGTAAGTCAAACCGTCGCTCGTAAAACCTTAGAATTAGGACTACGTCATTATAGCCGCGCTGATCTTGAAGCGGTGCAAGAGCGCAATGAAAAACTGCATATTCAAGTATTAGGTCTAGCGACCATCGCCGCCGACGTCACTCCAGAGCTGGTAGAGGCTACTATTGCCAGCATTACGGTGTTAGGCGTGCTGCAAGCAAGTCCTGAGATTAAAGCGGTATTGATTGACAAAATGGGTTAA
- a CDS encoding acyl-CoA dehydrogenase C-terminal domain-containing protein, with translation MQYKAPLRDIKFVMHELLDSENHYKSLPAFQEADRELMDSLFEMAASFAENELSPLNQSGDAEGCHFDNGKVTTPKGFKEAYKEYCELGFPALSAEEEFGGQNMPFSLSTVINEMVGTANWSFSMYPGLSHGAIQTIEHHGTDEQKQTYLEKMVTGEWSGTMCLTEAHAGSDLGIIRTKAEPNDDGTYSITGQKIFISAGEHDLADNIIHIVLARLPGAPAGTKGISLFIVPKVMVNEDNSLGENNNVVCGSIEHKMGIKASATCVMNFDGATGYLIGPENRGLQCMFTFMNVARIGTAVQGLTAAEYAFQGSLTYAKDRLAMRSLSGAKAPDKVADPIIVHPAVRNMLLTEKAFAEGGRALVYYLSHFADTVAKGEGDELKFADQMLSLLTPIAKAFLTETGLEAANHGVQVYGGHGFISEWGMEQNVRDTRIACLYEGTTEIQALDLLGRKVLGSQGKLLANFVKIIQTFCAEHKDNDEMGQFIRPLAKHVKEWGDLTSRIGMQATENPEAVGGAAVDYMYFSGYVTLAYLWARMALVAQTAISESTSEQAFYDAKIKTAQFYFAKLLPRTTTHVQRISTGVEPYMSMDVDQFAF, from the coding sequence ATGCAATACAAAGCACCCTTACGCGATATCAAATTTGTTATGCATGAACTGCTCGATAGTGAAAATCATTATAAAAGTCTTCCCGCGTTTCAAGAAGCAGATCGTGAACTAATGGACAGTTTATTCGAGATGGCAGCGAGCTTTGCAGAAAACGAGCTGTCGCCACTCAATCAAAGTGGGGATGCTGAAGGTTGTCATTTTGACAATGGTAAAGTCACTACGCCTAAAGGCTTCAAAGAAGCTTATAAAGAATACTGCGAGCTTGGCTTCCCTGCTTTGTCTGCTGAAGAAGAGTTTGGCGGTCAAAATATGCCTTTTTCATTATCTACCGTTATTAATGAGATGGTCGGTACGGCAAACTGGTCATTTTCTATGTATCCAGGATTGTCACATGGTGCTATTCAAACCATCGAACATCATGGTACTGACGAGCAAAAGCAAACTTATTTAGAGAAAATGGTCACTGGCGAATGGTCTGGTACTATGTGTCTAACTGAAGCACATGCCGGTTCCGATTTGGGTATTATCCGTACCAAGGCTGAGCCTAATGATGATGGCACCTACAGTATCACTGGTCAAAAAATCTTTATCTCAGCAGGCGAGCATGATTTAGCCGATAACATTATTCATATCGTTTTAGCTCGCCTACCGGGCGCGCCTGCTGGAACTAAAGGCATTTCATTATTTATCGTCCCTAAAGTAATGGTCAATGAAGACAATAGCTTAGGCGAGAATAATAACGTTGTTTGTGGTTCTATTGAACACAAAATGGGTATTAAAGCGTCAGCCACTTGTGTGATGAACTTTGATGGTGCCACTGGCTATCTGATTGGCCCTGAAAACCGTGGCCTACAGTGCATGTTTACCTTTATGAACGTCGCTCGTATTGGTACAGCAGTTCAAGGCCTGACTGCGGCAGAGTATGCGTTCCAAGGTTCTTTAACTTATGCTAAAGATCGTTTAGCTATGCGTTCATTGTCAGGCGCCAAAGCTCCAGATAAAGTAGCGGATCCTATTATCGTTCATCCTGCAGTCCGTAACATGCTATTGACCGAAAAGGCTTTTGCAGAAGGTGGTCGTGCACTGGTGTACTACCTTTCACACTTTGCTGATACTGTCGCCAAAGGTGAAGGTGATGAGTTAAAATTCGCCGATCAAATGCTGTCATTATTAACGCCAATTGCCAAAGCATTCTTAACCGAAACCGGTCTTGAAGCGGCCAACCACGGTGTGCAAGTTTACGGTGGTCATGGCTTTATCAGCGAATGGGGTATGGAGCAAAATGTTCGTGATACTCGCATCGCTTGCCTATATGAAGGCACTACTGAGATTCAAGCCCTTGATTTATTAGGCCGTAAAGTACTAGGCTCTCAAGGTAAACTGCTCGCTAACTTTGTAAAAATCATTCAAACGTTCTGCGCAGAGCACAAAGACAACGACGAGATGGGACAATTTATTCGTCCATTAGCGAAGCATGTAAAAGAATGGGGTGATTTGACCTCACGCATCGGCATGCAAGCGACCGAGAATCCAGAAGCTGTCGGCGGCGCTGCAGTCGATTATATGTACTTCAGTGGTTATGTCACTCTAGCCTACTTATGGGCACGTATGGCACTGGTTGCCCAAACAGCAATCTCCGAAAGCACTAGCGAGCAAGCATTCTATGATGCCAAAATCAAGACCGCTCAGTTCTACTTTGCCAAATTACTGCCACGTACCACTACTCACGTACAGCGCATCAGCACCGGTGTTGAGCCGTACATGAGTATGGATGTAGATCAATTTGCTTTTTAA